A single Flavobacterium sp. 1 DNA region contains:
- a CDS encoding DoxX family protein yields MNNVKSLNKWANAHTYLPVDLLRMALGVFLFMKGVYFFSNIQYLVDLLSPIDRFDKIGAGMFLIHYIAPAHLIGGILIFFGLLTRWAIASQLPILICAIIINFMGNMHHQNLLLALLTLAICIFFLIYGSGKNSADYFFKMGK; encoded by the coding sequence ATGAACAATGTAAAAAGCTTAAATAAGTGGGCCAATGCACATACTTATTTACCGGTAGATCTACTTAGAATGGCTCTAGGAGTTTTTTTATTTATGAAAGGAGTTTATTTTTTTTCAAACATCCAATATTTAGTTGATTTATTATCCCCTATCGACAGATTCGATAAGATTGGAGCTGGTATGTTTTTGATTCATTACATAGCCCCTGCTCATTTAATTGGCGGTATTTTAATTTTCTTTGGATTACTTACGCGTTGGGCCATAGCTTCGCAATTACCTATTTTAATTTGTGCAATAATCATAAATTTTATGGGAAATATGCATCATCAAAATTTACTTTTGGCATTACTTACTCTGGCAATATGTATTTTTTTCCTTATCTATGGAAGCGGAAAAAATTCAGCAGATTATTTTTTTAAAATGGGAAAATAA
- a CDS encoding AMP-binding protein yields MNTVTYKNVHNHFKINGYHLTKEDLCRIAYSFIKEGADFEQAVGDFLLDWFDDKSYIDMYTSGTTGEPKTIRIEKDAMVKSAIATGDFFGLEPGNKVLHCLPANYVAGKMMFIRSFILGLDMDFVAPSSHPLEYNDKKYDFAAMVPLQAKNSLGKLTNIKKIIIGGVKVHKSLEQELIKLPVEIYETYGMTETITHIAAKKIGEEAFTTLPNVTVSVNENQCLEIVAKNIRDEKIVTNDIVKLISETQFVWLGRFDNVINSGGIKIMPEQVEGKLSTLIPRRYFVNGEQDDNLGEKVVLYVEGEPINIDNSVFDVLDKYEKPKEIIFIPKFKETATGKIMREESKKLVAAN; encoded by the coding sequence ATGAATACAGTAACTTACAAAAATGTGCACAATCATTTTAAAATAAATGGTTATCATTTGACAAAAGAGGATTTGTGCAGAATCGCTTATAGTTTTATAAAAGAAGGAGCAGATTTTGAACAAGCAGTTGGTGATTTTTTACTGGATTGGTTCGATGATAAATCCTATATTGATATGTATACTTCAGGTACAACCGGTGAGCCAAAAACAATACGAATTGAGAAAGATGCGATGGTTAAATCAGCTATTGCAACAGGTGATTTTTTTGGATTGGAACCTGGGAATAAAGTATTGCATTGTTTGCCTGCAAATTATGTTGCTGGTAAAATGATGTTTATTCGTTCATTTATTTTAGGTTTGGATATGGATTTTGTCGCACCAAGTTCACATCCATTAGAATATAATGATAAAAAATATGATTTCGCAGCAATGGTACCGCTTCAAGCCAAAAACTCACTTGGCAAACTGACTAATATCAAAAAGATAATTATAGGAGGAGTTAAAGTTCATAAATCATTGGAACAGGAATTGATTAAATTGCCAGTAGAGATTTATGAGACTTATGGAATGACGGAGACAATTACTCATATCGCTGCCAAAAAAATTGGAGAAGAAGCTTTCACCACATTACCAAATGTTACGGTTTCAGTAAATGAGAATCAATGTTTGGAAATTGTCGCTAAAAATATAAGAGATGAAAAAATTGTTACAAATGATATAGTGAAGCTAATTTCTGAAACACAATTTGTCTGGTTAGGCCGTTTTGATAATGTAATTAATAGTGGCGGAATTAAAATTATGCCTGAACAAGTGGAGGGCAAGCTTTCTACATTGATTCCAAGACGTTATTTTGTTAATGGTGAACAGGATGATAATTTGGGAGAAAAAGTGGTTCTTTATGTGGAGGGTGAACCAATTAATATTGATAATTCTGTATTTGATGTTTTGGATAAATATGAAAAACCAAAAGAGATTATTTTTATTCCTAAATTCAAAGAAACAGCTACAGGTAAAATAATGAGAGAAGAAAGCAAAAAATTAGTAGCGGCTAATTAA
- a CDS encoding CPBP family intramembrane glutamic endopeptidase: protein MFVEQGIDEKNKFWKYLLGLLVIAGASFLGQMPMLVAILFQTFFKGKSYPTTDTELLHFFEPNLSLFLLLFSYVVALGGVYFAVRFLHRQTFISIVTARKKIDWKRVLFSFLIWSLFTVVSTLVTYYLNPSDFEINFQPVPFLILLVIAILLIPIQTTVEELVFRGYLMQGFANLSKNKWLPLLATSVIFGLLHLSNPEVFKLGNIIMVYYIGTGLLLGIMTLMDDGMELALGFHAANNLIGALLITSDWSAFQTYSIFKDVSEPEAGFDIIFPVIVIYPLLLIIFGYKYKWSDWMKKLTGSI from the coding sequence ATGTTTGTAGAACAGGGAATAGATGAAAAAAATAAATTTTGGAAATATCTTTTAGGTTTACTGGTTATTGCTGGAGCATCTTTTTTAGGACAAATGCCTATGCTGGTGGCAATTTTATTTCAAACTTTTTTTAAGGGAAAATCATATCCCACGACAGATACTGAATTACTGCATTTTTTTGAGCCTAATTTAAGTTTGTTTCTTTTGCTGTTTTCTTATGTTGTAGCTTTGGGCGGAGTGTATTTTGCAGTTCGTTTTTTGCATCGGCAAACTTTTATTTCAATTGTTACCGCCCGAAAAAAAATCGATTGGAAAAGAGTGCTGTTTTCATTCTTGATTTGGTCTTTATTTACCGTTGTTTCAACATTGGTTACATATTATTTAAATCCGTCAGATTTTGAAATTAATTTTCAGCCAGTTCCGTTTTTAATTTTATTAGTAATTGCCATTTTATTGATCCCAATACAGACAACTGTTGAAGAATTAGTATTTCGAGGATATCTTATGCAGGGTTTTGCCAATTTATCAAAGAATAAATGGCTGCCGTTATTAGCTACTTCAGTTATTTTTGGATTACTGCATTTATCCAATCCCGAAGTTTTTAAGCTTGGCAATATAATTATGGTGTATTATATTGGAACTGGATTGTTATTGGGGATAATGACTTTAATGGATGACGGAATGGAACTCGCATTAGGATTTCATGCGGCTAATAATTTAATTGGGGCCTTATTAATAACCTCAGACTGGTCTGCTTTTCAAACGTATTCTATTTTTAAAGATGTATCTGAACCCGAAGCAGGATTCGATATTATCTTCCCGGTAATAGTGATTTATCCTCTGCTTTTGATTATATTTGGGTACAAATACAAGTGGTCTGACTGGATGAAAAAACTGACAGGAAGTATTTGA
- a CDS encoding arsenate reductase family protein translates to MIQIYHNQRCGKSRNCLLLLEESDKEFEIINYLNTPPTIAELTVLLKKLNFSPIELVRQKEKIWIENYKGKTLTDNQIIQAMSENPILIERPIIVKDSEAIIGRDLNKVTPFI, encoded by the coding sequence ATGATACAAATTTACCATAATCAACGTTGCGGGAAATCGAGAAACTGTTTGCTGCTTTTAGAAGAATCAGATAAAGAGTTTGAAATTATCAATTATCTCAACACCCCTCCTACAATTGCCGAATTAACTGTTTTACTAAAGAAATTAAATTTCAGCCCTATTGAATTAGTACGCCAAAAAGAAAAAATTTGGATTGAAAATTACAAAGGTAAAACACTGACCGACAATCAGATTATTCAGGCTATGTCCGAAAATCCAATTCTTATCGAGCGTCCCATTATTGTAAAAGACAGCGAAGCTATTATTGGAAGAGACTTAAACAAAGTAACACCTTTCATTTAA
- a CDS encoding outer membrane beta-barrel family protein yields the protein MKNFKFTVALLFLFLGLSNFAQQRPPAFNKVKVTGKIVDKKSNQPLEDAIITLKNQKNPKAISGGITNNKGEYEADVIPGVYDITIEFISFKSISIKAKNITEKTSLGTIGLEEDASQLNEVVVRAEKSSVEIKLDKKVYNVGQDMMVRGGTVSDVLDNVPSVSVDTEGNVSLRGSDNVRILIDGRPSYAVNIAEALRQLPADAIDKVEVITNPSARYDAEGGSGIINIILKKGKNQGFNGTLIASTGIPETYGLTASVNYKTEKLNYFTTAGYNHRTNEGGGKTNSQYFNYDGSAKNFLNETRDTERTRDGFSGRAGVEWTIAPNTYWTNAINYEKNTGEDNDLINYNNYDASHVFTGSTYRLNTGDTGSENTSFTSNLIKNFNDKGHKLTVDASVSRNTDDSQSVITGSNNYNNTLNNQVQKQAQIQTDYVLPLGEGSQFEAGYKGSFGDLNNEYYVLNDQGVRIDNLSNTLEYKENINALYTQYGFKKNKFSYLFGLRWEDTNIHVNLLEDPKDFNTKKYNNLFPSAFISYEISDQSNLTTSYSKRLTRPRGRFMNPAVNYSSNVNIFQGNPDLDPSLTDKFDVGYIKRWDKVTFNTSAYFENTKDVFSFVRSPTGDEVNGIPVIKSQPINLGKEQKFGFEFTLNYNPFKIWRINSNFNFYNVKTTGEHSYTDTTGKLVVQDLNNQANNWSARVNSKLTLPYKIDWQLSATYNGAQKTAQGRSLDQFSMNTAFSKDVMKDKGTIAFNISDIFNTRIMRSYTYFTDEVAHHPTQTSYGEMQFRKRQFNLSFTYRFNKAKGEKEKNQPKNEGGGDGGGDFPG from the coding sequence ATGAAAAATTTTAAATTTACTGTAGCTCTATTATTTCTTTTTTTAGGGCTTTCCAATTTTGCTCAGCAAAGACCTCCAGCTTTTAACAAAGTTAAAGTTACTGGAAAAATTGTAGACAAAAAGAGCAACCAGCCTTTAGAAGATGCAATCATCACCTTAAAGAATCAAAAAAATCCTAAAGCTATTTCAGGAGGAATCACAAATAATAAAGGAGAATACGAAGCTGATGTTATTCCTGGCGTTTATGATATTACTATTGAATTTATTTCTTTTAAATCAATCAGCATAAAAGCTAAAAATATAACAGAAAAAACTTCACTAGGCACAATCGGTTTAGAAGAAGATGCTTCACAATTGAACGAGGTTGTTGTTCGTGCCGAAAAATCGTCTGTTGAAATAAAACTGGACAAAAAAGTGTACAACGTTGGTCAGGACATGATGGTAAGAGGCGGAACAGTAAGCGATGTTTTGGACAATGTTCCTTCTGTCTCTGTTGATACCGAAGGTAATGTAAGCTTAAGAGGAAGTGACAATGTCCGAATTTTAATTGATGGAAGACCATCCTACGCCGTAAATATTGCTGAAGCTTTAAGACAGCTTCCTGCTGATGCTATTGATAAAGTAGAAGTTATCACAAATCCATCTGCGCGATATGATGCAGAAGGCGGTTCTGGAATAATCAACATCATTCTTAAAAAAGGAAAAAATCAAGGTTTTAACGGAACTCTTATTGCTTCAACAGGTATTCCTGAAACGTATGGTTTAACTGCTAGTGTGAATTATAAAACAGAAAAATTAAACTACTTTACAACCGCAGGTTACAATCACAGAACAAATGAAGGCGGCGGTAAAACTAATTCACAATATTTCAATTATGATGGTTCTGCCAAAAACTTTTTAAACGAAACTCGTGATACAGAGAGAACCAGAGATGGTTTTTCCGGAAGAGCTGGTGTTGAATGGACAATAGCACCAAATACGTATTGGACAAATGCCATCAATTATGAAAAAAACACTGGTGAAGATAATGATTTGATCAACTATAACAATTATGATGCATCACATGTTTTTACAGGTTCAACTTACCGTTTGAATACTGGAGATACTGGTAGTGAAAACACCTCATTTACTTCAAACTTAATTAAAAACTTCAACGATAAAGGACACAAACTTACAGTTGATGCTTCTGTCTCAAGAAATACTGATGACAGCCAAAGTGTAATTACAGGTTCTAACAATTATAATAACACCTTAAATAACCAAGTTCAAAAACAAGCACAAATACAGACCGATTATGTTCTTCCGCTAGGAGAAGGAAGTCAGTTTGAAGCTGGATATAAAGGAAGCTTTGGTGATTTAAATAACGAATATTACGTTCTTAACGATCAAGGAGTAAGAATTGATAATTTATCAAATACATTGGAGTATAAAGAAAACATCAATGCTCTTTATACACAATATGGCTTCAAAAAAAATAAATTCTCTTATTTATTTGGATTACGTTGGGAAGACACCAATATCCATGTAAACTTATTAGAAGACCCTAAAGATTTCAACACTAAAAAATACAACAACTTGTTTCCAAGTGCTTTCATCAGTTATGAAATTTCAGATCAAAGTAATTTAACCACTAGCTATAGTAAACGCTTAACAAGACCTAGAGGGCGTTTTATGAATCCAGCTGTTAACTATTCAAGTAATGTTAATATTTTCCAGGGAAATCCAGACCTAGATCCTTCGCTAACGGACAAATTTGACGTTGGCTATATCAAACGCTGGGATAAAGTAACATTTAATACATCGGCTTATTTTGAAAACACAAAAGATGTTTTCAGCTTTGTAAGATCTCCTACTGGTGACGAAGTGAATGGAATTCCAGTAATTAAGAGCCAGCCGATTAACTTAGGTAAAGAGCAAAAATTTGGTTTTGAGTTTACTCTAAATTATAACCCATTCAAAATATGGAGAATAAACAGTAATTTCAATTTCTATAATGTAAAAACAACTGGAGAGCACAGCTACACGGATACGACAGGAAAACTTGTAGTACAAGATCTTAACAACCAAGCCAATAATTGGTCTGCAAGAGTAAACTCGAAACTAACATTACCATACAAAATCGACTGGCAATTAAGTGCAACCTATAATGGAGCTCAAAAAACTGCACAAGGAAGAAGCTTGGATCAATTTAGTATGAATACCGCTTTCAGTAAGGATGTAATGAAAGACAAAGGAACAATTGCATTCAATATTAGTGACATCTTCAATACGAGAATTATGAGATCGTATACTTATTTTACGGACGAAGTAGCACATCATCCAACTCAAACATCGTATGGTGAAATGCAGTTCCGTAAACGTCAATTCAATTTATCGTTCACTTACCGCTTCAACAAGGCAAAAGGAGAAAAAGAAAAGAACCAGCCCAAAAATGAAGGTGGCGGAGATGGCGGAGGAGATTTCCCTGGATAA
- a CDS encoding transposase, with protein MIPENTALVFLPPYSPELKPAELAWLNMKRKTTNTIYKTMEELKLKLNETVKKLITEKFIKNYAVLTVFLSELDCYISKLN; from the coding sequence ATCATTCCCGAAAACACAGCACTTGTTTTTCTTCCACCATATTCACCGGAACTCAAACCAGCAGAGCTTGCTTGGCTCAATATGAAAAGGAAAACTACTAACACAATTTACAAAACAATGGAGGAGCTTAAACTTAAATTAAATGAAACAGTTAAAAAATTAATCACTGAAAAGTTTATAAAAAACTATGCAGTTTTGACTGTTTTTTTATCAGAATTAGACTGTTATATATCTAAACTAAATTAG
- a CDS encoding sugar-binding domain-containing protein has protein sequence MVKKYQNVLQKITIVLALSLLVACASKSKNVRIVEDFNQNWNFKLGDHPTAIESNFNTADWRNLQLPHDWSIEGAFNKDNPTKQAQAFLPAGKGWYRKTFTLPEDWKNKNVSIEFDGVFKNSEVFINGHSLGMRPNGYISFTYELLQYLNFGKENIIAVKVDNDAQPNSRWYTGSGIYRNVRLVASEKLHVAKWGTYVTTPEVSAEKASVHLEVTIENKTNSEKEFQLVTSILDANNKEVANAKTTEKIGANTNAKKVHDLNVNQPKLWDTENPNLYKIVTTIYENSKAVDNYETPLGFRFFNFDAEKGFSLNGKPTKILGVCLHHDNGALGAVENIHAVKRKLKILKEMGANAIRMSHNPPSLEMMQLCDEMGFIVQDEFTDVWKKKKVTNDYHKDWDAWHKLDLEDFIKRDRNHPSVIMWSIGNEIREQFDSTGIAITRELAQIVKSLDTTRPVTSALTENVIEKNFIYQSGALDLLGFNYKHEDYKDFPVRFKGQKILASESVSALETRGHYDFPSDGIKAWPPKYGAPFDGNTDWTVSAFDQVQSYWGTTHETNWKTIKKQDFMAGTFIWTGFDYLGEPDPYPYPARSSYFGIVDLAGFPKDVYYMYQSEWTNQPVLHLFPHWNWQKDQEVDVWVYYNNADEVELFLNGKSLGKKAKQNDDLHISWRVKFEPGTIKAISRKDGKVVLEKEIHTAGEASKIDLKADKSIIKNDTYDLVYVTVSITDKDGNLMPNANDLINFEVTGGGKLVGLDNGYQANLDSFKASSYKVFNGKCIAIIQSNGKKENIKLKASTVNGMSTTVIIKVE, from the coding sequence ATGGTAAAAAAATATCAAAACGTTTTACAAAAAATAACAATTGTATTGGCATTATCGCTTCTAGTTGCCTGTGCTTCAAAAAGTAAAAATGTCCGAATCGTCGAAGATTTCAATCAAAATTGGAACTTCAAATTAGGAGATCATCCAACGGCAATCGAATCCAATTTCAATACTGCCGATTGGAGAAATTTGCAATTGCCACACGACTGGAGTATCGAAGGAGCGTTTAATAAAGACAATCCAACCAAACAGGCGCAAGCGTTTTTGCCGGCAGGAAAAGGCTGGTACCGCAAAACATTTACACTTCCGGAAGATTGGAAGAACAAAAACGTTTCCATAGAATTTGACGGTGTTTTCAAAAATAGTGAAGTATTCATCAACGGACATTCGTTGGGAATGCGTCCGAACGGATACATTTCATTTACCTATGAATTGTTGCAATATTTAAATTTTGGAAAAGAAAACATCATTGCCGTAAAAGTCGATAACGATGCACAGCCCAATTCCAGGTGGTATACCGGTTCGGGAATTTACAGAAACGTGCGATTAGTGGCGAGCGAAAAACTGCACGTTGCGAAATGGGGAACCTATGTAACGACCCCGGAAGTTTCGGCAGAAAAAGCATCGGTACATTTGGAGGTAACCATCGAAAATAAAACAAATTCCGAAAAAGAATTCCAATTGGTAACTTCTATTCTGGATGCGAATAATAAAGAAGTCGCAAATGCCAAAACAACAGAAAAAATCGGTGCCAATACCAATGCAAAAAAGGTTCACGATCTAAACGTAAATCAGCCAAAATTGTGGGACACCGAAAATCCGAATCTGTACAAAATTGTCACTACGATTTACGAAAATTCAAAAGCAGTCGATAATTACGAAACACCTTTAGGATTCCGATTCTTCAATTTCGATGCCGAAAAAGGATTTTCATTAAATGGAAAGCCAACCAAAATATTAGGCGTTTGCCTGCATCACGACAACGGTGCTTTGGGAGCTGTGGAGAACATTCACGCTGTCAAAAGAAAACTGAAAATCCTGAAAGAAATGGGAGCAAATGCCATCCGAATGTCGCACAATCCGCCATCCCTAGAAATGATGCAATTGTGTGATGAAATGGGATTTATTGTCCAGGATGAGTTTACCGATGTCTGGAAAAAGAAAAAAGTAACCAACGATTACCATAAAGACTGGGATGCGTGGCACAAACTGGATTTGGAAGATTTCATCAAAAGAGACCGAAATCATCCGTCAGTAATAATGTGGAGTATCGGAAACGAAATCCGTGAACAATTTGACAGCACCGGAATTGCGATTACAAGAGAACTGGCTCAAATCGTAAAATCGCTGGACACGACTCGTCCCGTTACTAGCGCTTTGACGGAGAATGTCATAGAGAAAAATTTTATTTACCAGTCGGGTGCTTTGGATTTGTTGGGATTCAATTACAAACACGAAGATTACAAAGATTTTCCGGTTCGTTTCAAAGGGCAAAAAATACTAGCTTCCGAAAGTGTTTCGGCACTTGAAACCCGTGGACATTACGATTTTCCTTCGGATGGAATTAAAGCCTGGCCTCCAAAATACGGTGCACCTTTTGACGGAAATACAGACTGGACCGTTTCGGCCTTCGATCAGGTGCAATCCTATTGGGGAACTACGCACGAAACCAATTGGAAAACCATCAAAAAACAGGATTTTATGGCTGGGACTTTTATTTGGACAGGTTTCGATTATCTGGGTGAACCCGATCCATATCCGTATCCCGCAAGAAGTTCGTATTTCGGAATCGTAGATTTGGCGGGCTTTCCCAAGGATGTCTATTATATGTACCAAAGCGAATGGACGAACCAACCCGTTTTGCATCTTTTCCCGCACTGGAACTGGCAAAAAGATCAGGAAGTCGATGTTTGGGTATATTACAACAATGCCGATGAAGTTGAATTGTTCCTAAACGGAAAATCATTGGGCAAAAAAGCCAAACAAAATGACGACTTGCACATTTCCTGGCGTGTAAAATTCGAACCCGGAACAATAAAAGCCATTTCAAGAAAAGACGGAAAAGTAGTTTTGGAAAAGGAAATTCACACCGCAGGAGAAGCTTCAAAAATAGATTTGAAAGCGGATAAGTCAATCATAAAAAATGATACTTATGATTTGGTTTACGTGACCGTTTCTATTACAGATAAAGATGGAAATTTAATGCCAAACGCTAATGATTTAATCAATTTTGAGGTAACTGGAGGCGGAAAACTCGTTGGACTCGACAATGGTTATCAGGCCAATCTGGATTCTTTTAAAGCCTCATCCTACAAAGTATTTAATGGTAAATGCATCGCCATTATTCAATCCAACGGGAAGAAAGAGAACATTAAGTTGAAAGCTTCCACCGTAAACGGAATGTCAACTACAGTAATTATAAAAGTAGAATAA